GTGCCAGACCTCGTAGTGCAGATGCGGGCCGCTGGTCATGCCGCTGCTGCCGACTGTGCCGAGCAGCGCGCCGGTAGCAACTGCCTGCCCATCGGCAACGGCCACGCTGTCGAGATGCGCGTAGGCGCTGCTCCAACCGCGCTGCTCGTCGGTCACGCGCACGTAGTTGCCGGCCGGCCAGCTACCCAGGTACACATGTGCCACGCCGGCGTGGGTGGCGGCGATCGGCTGGCCCTGCGTGCTGGCCGGCTCGCTCTCGCCATCGCGATCCAGGTCGATCGCCAGGTCGATCCCGCCCCAGATGCTGGCCGGCGCGTGCGTGCCCTCGTCGTAGCCCTGGGTTAGCACGACGGCGCCGGCGCCAGGCGCAAGCGGGCAGCCGTGCGGCCCATCGGCGGCCAGGCTGAAGCGCGGGGTAGGCGACGGCGGCACGGGCGTGGCGGTTGGCCGAGCGGTGGGCGTAGGTGTCTGCGCAGCGCCGAGCAGAGCGCGCCGCGCGCGGGCCGGCACACCCGTGGCAGTCGGCGCTGCGGCCCGGCTGCTCGCAGCCGCCAGTGGCTGGTCGAGCAGCGGCGCCACCGCGATCAGCAGGGCCGCGCAGGCTACCAGCAGCGCGGTGATGGCATAGCGCACCCAGCCGGGCAATGCGCGGGCCGGCGCCGGTGCCGGCGCGTCAAGCTGCTGGGGCGGCACATTCAGCACGCGGCTCAGCTGTAAGCGGCATTCGTCGTTGAGCGACTGGAAGCC
The sequence above is drawn from the Candidatus Kouleothrix ribensis genome and encodes:
- a CDS encoding peptidoglycan DD-metalloendopeptidase family protein; the encoded protein is MIDIQALRRSRGLTLTDLAFLSGIPARTLAELEHGFQSLNDECRLQLSRVLNVPPQQLDAPAPAPARALPGWVRYAITALLVACAALLIAVAPLLDQPLAAASSRAAAPTATGVPARARRALLGAAQTPTPTARPTATPVPPSPTPRFSLAADGPHGCPLAPGAGAVVLTQGYDEGTHAPASIWGGIDLAIDLDRDGESEPASTQGQPIAATHAGVAHVYLGSWPAGNYVRVTDEQRGWSSAYAHLDSVAVADGQAVATGALLGTVGSSGMTSGPHLHYEVWHGSTNVDPTGLVECR